GGTCCTCGTCGCGCCGGGTCGGGTCGAAGAGGACCTGGTCGACGCCCCGCGGCCACCGCGCCACGGCGTCGACCCCGAGGCGGGCCAGCTGGTCGATGCTCGCCGTCGACGGCGCGAGGGTGCGGTCGACACCCAGGTGGATCCGGCGGGTGAGCGACTCCATGGCGCGCGCGCCGCCGGGGACGGCGTACCGGTCGGCGAACCCCACGAGGTCGGTCTGGTAGATCGCGACGGTCGGGATGCCGAGCGACCGCGCGGCGCGCGCCGCCTGGTAGCCGAGCGTCGCCGGCGAGGCGATGTGCACCACGTCGGGGCGGAACCGCTGCATCGCCGCCCGGAGCCGGCGGCGGGTCTCGAGCCCGATCCGGAAGTCGGCGTAGAACGGCAGGTTGGCCCCGCGGGCCCGGGTGACCGGGAACCCGGCGTACGTCGCGGGGCCGGTCGGTGCGATCAGCTCCGCCTCGTGGCCCTCGGCGGCCAGGTGCTCCAGCACCCGGCGCACAGAGTTGGTGACGCCGTTGACCTGGGGCAGGAACGACTCGGTGACGACGAGCACCCGCAGGCGCGGGCCCGGGTCGCGCGGATGCAGGTCGCGCGGCGTGAAGGTCGGGAGGGTGACGAGGTTGGCCGGGACGGTGCGGCTGCGACGCCGCCTCTCGAGCAGGTCCATGCCCCGGACGCTAGGAAGCGCCTCGCAACGGACGCCCCGATCCGGGAGGACGACACGTGAACGGTCCCCGACGCTCGGGGGTTCGGCGGGAAGGTGCGGCCGAGCTTCGCACCCGAGTTGCGTGCTTCGAGGTGGAGATCTCTACCTCGAAGCACGGCGGTCACCGGATATCCGGGGACCGCCGGGCCAGTCACGCCGAGGCCGAGCAGGCCCCCGGAGGAGCTACTCCTTGGCGGCCAGCTGGCCGCAGGCGCCGTCGATCTCCCGGCCGCGGGTGTCGCGGACGGTGGTGGGGATGCCCTTGGCCTCGAGCCGGCGGACGAACTCGCGCTCGTCCGCGGGGTCGGACGCGGTCCACTTCGAGCCCTCGATCGGGTTGAGCGGGATCAGGTTGACGTGCACCCAGCCCCAGTCGCCGTACGAGTTCAGGACGTCGCCCAGCAGGTCGGCCCGCTCTGCCTGGTCGTTGATGCCGCGCATCATGGCGTACTCGATCGAGACCCGGCGCTTGGTCCTGGCGGCGTAGTTCCACGCCGCCTCGACGGTCTGGGCGACCGAGAAGCGGGTGTTGATCGGCACCAGCTCGTTGCGCAGCTCGTCGTCGGGCGCGTGGAGGCTGAGGGCCAGCGTGACGGGGATGCCCTCGTCGGCGAGCTGGTTGATCCGCGGCACCAGGCCGACGGTGGACACGGTGACGCCGCGGGCGCTCATGCCGAGGCCGGCGGGCGAGGGGTCGGTGAGGCGGCGCACGGCGCCGATGACGGCCTTGTAGTTGGCCAGCGGCTCGCCCATGCCCATGAACACGACGTTGGAGACGCGGCCCGGTCCGCCGGGGACCTCACCGCGGGCGAGGGAGCGCGCGCCGGCCACGACCTGCTCGACGATCTCGGCGGTCGACATGTTGCGCTGCAGCCCGCCCATGCCGGTCGCGCAGAACGGGCAGGCCATGCCGCAGCCGGCCTGGCTGGAGACGCAGATGGTCGCGCGGTCGGGGTAGCGCATCAGCACCGACTCCACGAGCGCGCCGTCGAAGAGCTTCCACAGGGTCTTGCGGGTGGTGCCCCGGTCGGCCTCCATGGTGCGCAGCGGCGTCATCAGGTGCGGCAGCAGCGCCGCCACGAGCTCGTCGCGCTGGCCCGACGGCAGGTCGGTCATCTCCGCGGGGTCGTCGACGAGGCGGCCGAAGTAGTGGGTGGACAGCTGCTTGGCGCGGAAGCCGGGCAGGCCCATCTCCTCCAGCAGCGCCTTGCGGCCGGCCTCGTCGAGGTCGGCGAGGTGCCGCGGCGGCTTGCGGCGCCCGCGGGGCTCGTCGAAGACGAGCGGCAGGGTCTTGATCGGCTGCTGGGTGGATTCGGACATCTGGACCAGTGTCCCACCCCGGCGGTCGGGGCGACGATTCAGCGGATCAGGCGTCGACCATGAAGTAGAGCACCAGTGAGGCGACGCCCAGCACGACCATCGCGGTGACGATCATGCCGACGAACATGAACTGCCCGAAGCGGCGGGTCTTGCGCTTGACCAGCAGGAAGATCGGCAGCGCCAGGAAGACGAGCACGAACGGGAACAGCCGCTCGGCCGTCTCGTAGGGGAACAGCAGCCGCAGGATGCCGGCGAAGGCGCCGGGCAGCGCCGTGACGAACAACATGCCGGCGAAGAAGCCCGTGATCCCGGCGAACGTCGGGTGGCTGGAGTGCCACCACGCGAAGCGCCCCTCCTGCGTCGTCCCGACCTCCTGCACCGGCTGCGTCTCCACGCGCCCAGAGTAGGTGGTCGCGTCCGTCCGGCGCCGGTGGGCACGCGGTGGCAGGCAATTCGTGGCACCGGCGGGCGGCGCCGGCTCAGCGGTCGACGGTGATGACGTCGGGCATCCCGAGCCCCGACCACCGGTCGAGGTCGGGCGGGCGAGCGGTGAGGTCGGCGACGACCACGGTCCAGGCGGTGCCGTGGCCGACCAGCACGACGTCCTCCTGTCCG
This genomic stretch from Nocardioides renjunii harbors:
- a CDS encoding glycosyltransferase family 4 protein, whose protein sequence is MDLLERRRRSRTVPANLVTLPTFTPRDLHPRDPGPRLRVLVVTESFLPQVNGVTNSVRRVLEHLAAEGHEAELIAPTGPATYAGFPVTRARGANLPFYADFRIGLETRRRLRAAMQRFRPDVVHIASPATLGYQAARAARSLGIPTVAIYQTDLVGFADRYAVPGGARAMESLTRRIHLGVDRTLAPSTASIDQLARLGVDAVARWPRGVDQVLFDPTRRDEDLHAALAPAGELLVGYVGRLAPEKELELLAQVDRLPGVRLVLVGGGPEEGRLRALLPDAAFLGVLHGEELARAYATLDVFVHTGRHETYCQSAQEALASGVPVVAPRAGGPVDVVDDTVAGFLYEPGDAEELAAHVERLVTQPVLRLRMSRAARASVHGRTWQAVNELLVGHYREVGAAPALSRRRAG
- the rlmN gene encoding 23S rRNA (adenine(2503)-C(2))-methyltransferase RlmN — translated: MSESTQQPIKTLPLVFDEPRGRRKPPRHLADLDEAGRKALLEEMGLPGFRAKQLSTHYFGRLVDDPAEMTDLPSGQRDELVAALLPHLMTPLRTMEADRGTTRKTLWKLFDGALVESVLMRYPDRATICVSSQAGCGMACPFCATGMGGLQRNMSTAEIVEQVVAGARSLARGEVPGGPGRVSNVVFMGMGEPLANYKAVIGAVRRLTDPSPAGLGMSARGVTVSTVGLVPRINQLADEGIPVTLALSLHAPDDELRNELVPINTRFSVAQTVEAAWNYAARTKRRVSIEYAMMRGINDQAERADLLGDVLNSYGDWGWVHVNLIPLNPIEGSKWTASDPADEREFVRRLEAKGIPTTVRDTRGREIDGACGQLAAKE